A single Dermacentor albipictus isolate Rhodes 1998 colony chromosome 3, USDA_Dalb.pri_finalv2, whole genome shotgun sequence DNA region contains:
- the LOC139057549 gene encoding uncharacterized protein has product MLSAGNSVSAPGRGSSTPFLNEDASYKVVLPRLPTGNDVLNSVFLHADLSGRPYRAPDFRDALLEVVNTSDIVGVGQYQMSHVWMVTCASSAAKQTLVACGELRVKGLKCMVIDPETKNIKLKLLWLPPHLEPRRVEEAFQAYGQVKSVEREAWRCTGMEQWVTTNREVSLVLKDTITVTSIPHIMSIYGHQCLVLIPGRPPLCLRCKRVGHVRRQCRTPRCLQCHRFGHSADACVSTYANKLRSGQYSADEPQLDHLMDSTEVVDATGETTGGIRDEDQETLKPMPTSHNSLSKTSEASGEDDSVCPPGLASLKEKPPDDKEEEEEAMDISKARKRPAPCNDEATECAVPAPEKVSPSAQQTPSPGDNVPRRLYQRSRESGTKKPKGSKTTDLPVAKGNEIQKL; this is encoded by the coding sequence ATGCTCTCTGCTGGAAACAGCGTATCGGCCCCAGGCCGAGGATCGTCGACCCCGTTTTTGAATGAAGATGCAAGCTACAAAGTTGTCCTCCCGCGTCTACCAACCGGTAACGATGTTTTGAATTCTGTTTTCCTTCATGCGGACTTGAGTGGCAGACCATACCGTGCTCCCGACTTCCGAGACGCTCTGCTTGAGGTAGTGAATACTTCAGATATTGTAGGTGTCGGACAGTATCAAATGAGCCATGTATGGATGGTTACTTGCGCTAGTAGTGCGGCAAAACAGACCCTCGTCGCCTGTGGTGAGCTCCGTGTCAAAGGGCTGAAGTGCATGGTGATAGATCCGGAGACTAAAAACATCAAGCTTAAATTACTATGGCTTCCACCTCACCTTGAACCACGACGCGTTGAGGAAGCGTTCCAGGCCTATGGTCAGGTGAAGTCGGTGGAGAGAGAAGCATGGAGATGCACTGGCATGGAACAGTGGGTGACAACAAACCGGgaggtttccttggtgctcaaggacacTATCACCGTAACCTCAATACCGCACATTATGTCCATTTATGGACACCAGTGCCTCGTACTTATCCCCGGTAGGCCTCCTCTGTGCCTTCGTTGCAAGCGCGTGGGACACGTTCGACGACAATGCAGAACACCGAGATGCTTACAGTGCCATCGATTTGGTCACTCAGCGGACGCCTGCGTGTCCACCTACGCCAATAAGCTTCGTTCTGGGCAATATAGCGCAGACGAGCCACAACTGGACCACCTCATGGATTCTACAGAGGTAGTAGATGCCACCGGAGAGACTACAGGTGGCATTAGGGACGAGGACCAGGAGACCTTGAAGCCAATGCCAACCAGTCATAACAGCTTAAGTAAGACTAGCGAAGCTTCCGGCGAGGATGACTCAGTTTGCCCACCTGGCCTAGCAAGCCTTAAAGAAAAGCCCCCTGAtgacaaggaagaagaggaagaggcgatggacatcAGCAAGGCCAGGAAACGTCCGGCACCATGCAATGACGAAGCAACAGAATGTGCAGTACCGGCGCCCGAGAAAGTGTCTCCTAGTGCTCAGCAAACTCCCTCTCCTGGTGATAATGTGCCCCGCCGGTTATATCAGCGTAGTCGGGAGAGTGGCACAAAGAAGCCCAAAGGGAGCAAGACCACAGATTTACCTGTGGCCAAGGGCAATGAAATacaaaagctttag